The Pasteuria penetrans genome segment TTTATGAAGTCACGATTCCACTCTCCAGTCCGAAAAGGGATCATGGGAACGATTTTAGCCGCAAAGTTAGGTACGCCCACGACTCAATTCATCACAGAAGTCGAGGGGAAGAACACGGTACATTTGGCCCCCCATCCCCATCGGAATCCATAAACCTCTATCCAATAGCCCACTGAATCACCCCTACGATTCCATCCAAAACAAACCCCGTAGAGGATTGCAACCACTGGCCAATTTGATTTCCTAAACCCATTTCCACTGGGGGAGGATCCCCTGCCCTAGAAAATTCCTCAATGGGTTCCCGTAAACGATCCCCTTCATGCCTAGGTAGATATTTCCTAATACCCCCCTCTATTGGCAAATTCATAAGTTGTGATGTACCCTCCAGTCCCCTGGATGCTTGTATATTTTTCTCCGTCACTTGCATTCCCCATGCGGTACCAATCCCGAGTAAAACAAGCAAGGCTATCACCTGGGACAAATAGCGTGCCATTGTAACTCTACCTCCCTGAATACGACTCTACCTTAGTAAATTGAACATGATTCCGCAAAACATCGGCCAATACATCCATGGATCGATAGGCCTCCCTGAAATTGTTATCCACTCCCCCCACTTCTACGAGGATACTATGCGGAGACATGGACTGGTTGTATTCCCCATTGGCAACCATACTTTTCCTCTTCACAAGAACTCCTCTCGACAAACCCTTACACACTTGATTGATACTCCGGTGCAATCCCTCTGCCAGGCGGATATTTTGATGGTAATATTTACTATCCCCTCCCACAATGAACAACAAACGGGCATACGTATCACTACCGCATTCGATGGTCGTCTTATCCCTTCGCTGGGAATCGCGATGGATATCAACCAAATAAGGGATATCACCGTATTGCATCAAAATCCCCTTAACGAGTCTGCGTGAAGAATCGTAAGCATCCCTTACACCATAAGTACGATAGGTAGTAAACGCCCCTACCCCTATCTTTTCCAATTGACCCGCCAAATATTGCCCCACCCGTGTTATATTTTTATGTACATGACTAGCCCCCCGAGGATCTGTTTTCTGTAACTCTGGTAAATAGGACTCCCAAAAATGTGTATGATAAATCAATACCTGTTTACCCAATCCCTGCTGTGGATGGGGATTGCTGACGATGGGCCCCGGATTTCTCTCCATTTCCTTTGAAATCTCCCTTTCTACCTCCTCAGGAGGGAACTCTTCGATAGGAAGGGAACCATAATCAACATCCTCACTAGCTACATCAATTTCACTGTCAAATAGAGAGAACATAGGCAATCCCTTCCCGAGAAACGTACGCGGGTCGTGCAGATCCAGCCCAGCCACCATAGAAAATGCTGCCTGTAGGGAACGATCCCCCCACCCACACTGAGCTAGGGCATGACCCATACCCCAGAGAATGGTCTCATTCGATATACGTTTGACTACACTATCAAGCCAGGAAAACTTGAACCCATCCTTTCTTCCCATAAGAAGAGGGAAACAGGTACCAAGCAACAATAGGGCACACAGCCCCCCGATCAGTGCAACCCATTTTTTAGAAAAAAAACATTTCCACGTCCGTGATCCTTGACAAAAATGAGCCGGCTTGGCCAACGTTCTGATCCCCCACTTCACGGTGATCTCCCATTCCACCCTATGTGATATCCCACAGGAATAGAATGGAAGAAATGCGAAAACGGGACGGGGGATTCTCTACCCAACCAACTAACAAATCGTATGCGAGGCGAGATTGTCCAAATGGACTGCGGCATGGAGGGTGCAGTTGAGGCTATTAGCCACAATACGCGCCATGGTGCCAATGAAAGCATCCGTTTCCTTTGGTGTCACCCACAAATTATGACCCAAAGGAGACAGCACCTCCTGAATGAGCTGGCGCTGCTCCACACTGGAGAGTTGGCCCAGTAATCCCATCCATTTCTCCCTATTGGAATCCTTTCCGCCGGGGACCTGCTGTTGGAGATGACCCAGAACAGCCGTCATAGAATCATAAGCAATCGTAGCGGCATCGACCACCGTAGGTACGCCCACTGCCATAACGGGTACACCTAGAACCTCCTCATTGAGTGCCTTACGACGATTGCCCACCCCACTCCCGGGATGGATACCCGTACTCGTCACCTGAACTGTCGTATGAACACGGCCCAACGCGCGGGCGGCCAGGGCGTCAAATACAATGACCAAATCGGGCTGAACACGCTCCACAACACCCTGCACAATCTCACTGGTCTCTACCCCGGTAATACCCATAACCCCAGGAGACAAGGCACTGACGGGCCGATAACCCTCCGCAACGTCGTCAGGAGAAAGCTGGAAGAGGTGACGAGTAACAATGGCATGGCGCACTACATGAGGACCAAAGGAATCAGGGGTCACGTGATGATTCCCCAAACCCACCAATAAGCAACTTGCATTGGGCTCCACATTCAATTCGGATAAAAATTTATCAAATTGTTCCACAAAAATTTCCGTTACCCTACGTTCTATCTCCGGATTCGGGTTTCGTAAAGAAGGGGCCTCCAACGTAAAGTACACACCAGACTCGCGACCCATCAACTTAGCCGCCCTATCCCTGTCGATCCACAACCAATGCATGCTAATGTCATCCACTTCATCTACCTGTACACGAACCCCGTCCAAATCCCCTTCCAATAGTTCGGCTTGCTTCTGCTGGAGCAACATATCCTCATAAGCCTCACGTGCTAGATCAGTACGTATCATAGTTTCATCTGCCATAATAATTTATTCCCCCATCTTTTTTCCTCTATCCTGTTCCCATGCTACCCAGTTTGCACAGAGTATCGAATGGAAATACATGCCAACCACGAGGATCACCCTCATGAACATTCACTTGATCCCCTCGTTGCACTATGATAAATTGAGTTGGTTCCTCCTCATGTTCTGAGGCCTCCATGAGTACGAAGAAGGATCTCTCATGGCCTTCTTTTTCATGAGAATAATCCTTGCTGCTCATATCATTGTTTCTATAGTAAATATTAAATTATTATTTATATATAAACATTGTTTTCCACACCTGTTGATATTGTAGTGTACCTATCTAGTATCTGTGGTATTAGCACAGGCGATGGTGATGAGGACGGTCACTGTCCCACATTATTTTCCCTATTTTTCCGTAGTTTCATGATATAATAATGTTTGTAAAAAATACCATCATCCAATGAATAGACATGAGATGGGAAGCGATTTCGTTCCTGCACTAGAACCAGTCATCCGTATTGGTTCCCCCTACTGTGCTCCGGAATATGAAACCCAACCGTCATTGGTCCAAAATACCCAAGTGTACCTAGGATTGAAGACCCTTCCTGGTGAAATACTGAATCCCCATACCCGGAATCCACTGTTCAAATCATGGCAGAGGTGTGGGTTCATGATCCATTGCAATCCCCTGAAAAATTTTCATAGCAGGGGGCTTGGGAAAACGGTACTCACGAGATCCAGTAGGAAGACGGGTCCGAATGTAAAGCGAAGAACCCACAAAGCCCAATGGGGCGGGAAACTCGCAATAAGGACATGGAGCCTCGTGAAACCGAATAAACAATGGGACATATGGGGGAGGAAACCCCCACGAAGGAATTTCGTCGGGGGTGTGTCCCATAAGCTGTATAAGCAATGAAAGTTGCAATCGGTTCTTCATGGCTGGTTGGTGGATGCAACAGGCTCCAAACCACCCAACGATACTGGTTTTGGGTTAGAATCCCCATCGGGTGTAGGGATCAGAGAGCCCAATGGGAGTGGAGAAACCATTCGAGAATGCATCGAACGGAACCATTCATGTCGAAACCGAGGTATGGGCCGGCACATCGGGGGAAGTCGCAAAAGACGACCACTTACGATCCGAGTTGCATGCAGTGTACAAGATGGAAAAAACCTAATCTAGGCGGTCTTTGTACAGAACTTGAGACGTCGCCGTCGTACGGACGCCTGGCCGTTGCCAGGCGCAATAAAAGCCAGAACAATTGAGAACAACTCCGTATACAAAAGAGGACCTTAGTGGGCAACCCACTTGGGGGATCACGAAAACCTCAGATCTCCATAATCGAAGTAGAACTTGAATGGTTTGGGGATTGGGATGGCATGGGAAGAGCTGTATCATAGAAGGCTATTGTGTACGGTTCTCATGAAAAAATTGGCCGGGGTACCCCCTACCCGACAACAACAAAATAGGTAGGAATACCCCGCCGGAAAGAGCGTCCATGTGCGGGACAAAACGAGTCGATTTCCCCGAAAAGGGAATAGGAAATTTCCCCCATGGCAAGTATCGAAAATACGACCAGAGTGGAGGGTCTGAAGGAAGAAGAGTTCCATAGGCAAAAGGGTTTTCGAGCAAACACAAAGAGAGTCGGTATAAGCCCGTCATCCTCCCTACTAGACCCTCTGTGTGGGCCCAGTAGGAGAAACCTATTCCTTATCTGAATCCCCAGATAGTGCTGAAGTAAAAATATTCTCCTAGTTATGCATGCCTGACGAATAGTTTTATTTTAAGAAGGTTGTCCCATAGATACTAGAGGGGAAAAAACGGAAGGATCGGGACGATGACCGTTTCGTCCACCATTGTGTGCGTCCAAATCCAAAACAAAGGACTACCGGGAAGAGAAAAAATATAGAAAGTTCTAATTTGGATGAAAATAGTAATTTAGAGACAAACTAATTCTTATCCATTGATTAAAATCAAGTATTATGTTCATAACAAATATACTACGAAATGGCGGAGGTTATTTCATGTTCAGCCAGAGATCGAAAAGGTTCTGGTAG includes the following:
- a CDS encoding stage II sporulation protein P, with the translated sequence MAKPAHFCQGSRTWKCFFSKKWVALIGGLCALLLLGTCFPLLMGRKDGFKFSWLDSVVKRISNETILWGMGHALAQCGWGDRSLQAAFSMVAGLDLHDPRTFLGKGLPMFSLFDSEIDVASEDVDYGSLPIEEFPPEEVEREISKEMERNPGPIVSNPHPQQGLGKQVLIYHTHFWESYLPELQKTDPRGASHVHKNITRVGQYLAGQLEKIGVGAFTTYRTYGVRDAYDSSRRLVKGILMQYGDIPYLVDIHRDSQRRDKTTIECGSDTYARLLFIVGGDSKYYHQNIRLAEGLHRSINQVCKGLSRGVLVKRKSMVANGEYNQSMSPHSILVEVGGVDNNFREAYRSMDVLADVLRNHVQFTKVESYSGR
- the gpr gene encoding GPR endopeptidase; translated protein: MADETMIRTDLAREAYEDMLLQQKQAELLEGDLDGVRVQVDEVDDISMHWLWIDRDRAAKLMGRESGVYFTLEAPSLRNPNPEIERRVTEIFVEQFDKFLSELNVEPNASCLLVGLGNHHVTPDSFGPHVVRHAIVTRHLFQLSPDDVAEGYRPVSALSPGVMGITGVETSEIVQGVVERVQPDLVIVFDALAARALGRVHTTVQVTSTGIHPGSGVGNRRKALNEEVLGVPVMAVGVPTVVDAATIAYDSMTAVLGHLQQQVPGGKDSNREKWMGLLGQLSSVEQRQLIQEVLSPLGHNLWVTPKETDAFIGTMARIVANSLNCTLHAAVHLDNLASHTIC